The following coding sequences lie in one Apium graveolens cultivar Ventura chromosome 1, ASM990537v1, whole genome shotgun sequence genomic window:
- the LOC141673549 gene encoding PHD finger-containing protein 1-like isoform X1 encodes MSTQKRVSVASEPSKRQKIGHFNGSPIINSRGVQIQTEINHKSTTSGEGNKQISLQNGPAIERAWSGIVEFESLRVRLSANMSAHPSAKVSRKAYDFSKNMNSKLDFTLLPLVEWYPRIFQNTGPDRDDIALYFYPSRVDREKMVYSNLLRNMVASHLMMQSRIDGVELLLFPSTILPADSQRIENNFFIWGAFRGGNN; translated from the exons ATGTCCACCCAGAAAAGAGTTTCAGTTGCCTCCGAGCCTTCGAAAAGACAGAAAATAGGCCACTTCAATGGTTCACCTATTATCAATTCCAGGG GTGTCCAGATTCAGACTGAGATCAATCATAAAAGTACAACGAGTGGAGAAGGAAATAAGCAAATTAGTTTGCAGAATGGTCCTGCAATAGAGCGTGCATGGAG TGGCATTGTTGAGTTTGAATCGCTTAGGGTGAGGTTGTCTGCTAATATGTCAGCTCATCCATCTGCCAAAGTTTCTCGAAAGGCCTATGACTTTTCGAAGAATATGAACTCCAAACTGGATTTCACGTTACTTCCTCTTGTTGAATGGTATCCGAGAATCTTCCAGAATACAGGCCCTGACAGAGACGACATTGCTCTGTACTTTTATCCATCCAGAGTTGATAG GGAAAAAATGGTGTATTCTAATTTATTAAGAAACATGGTAGCAAGCCATTTGATGATGCAGTCTCGTATTGATGGTGTAGAATTGCTGTTGTTTCCATCAACAATCCTGCCGGCTGATTCTCAGA GGATAGagaataattttttcatatgggGAGCCTTTCGCGGCGGAAACAACTGA
- the LOC141673549 gene encoding PHD finger-containing protein 1-like isoform X2, giving the protein MSTQKRVSVASEPSKRQKIGHFNGSPIINSRGVQIQTEINHKSTTSGEGNKQISLQNGPAIERAWSGIVEFESLRVRLSANMSAHPSAKVSRKAYDFSKNMNSKLDFTLLPLVEWYPRIFQNTGPDRDDIALYFYPSRVDRNMVASHLMMQSRIDGVELLLFPSTILPADSQRIENNFFIWGAFRGGNN; this is encoded by the exons ATGTCCACCCAGAAAAGAGTTTCAGTTGCCTCCGAGCCTTCGAAAAGACAGAAAATAGGCCACTTCAATGGTTCACCTATTATCAATTCCAGGG GTGTCCAGATTCAGACTGAGATCAATCATAAAAGTACAACGAGTGGAGAAGGAAATAAGCAAATTAGTTTGCAGAATGGTCCTGCAATAGAGCGTGCATGGAG TGGCATTGTTGAGTTTGAATCGCTTAGGGTGAGGTTGTCTGCTAATATGTCAGCTCATCCATCTGCCAAAGTTTCTCGAAAGGCCTATGACTTTTCGAAGAATATGAACTCCAAACTGGATTTCACGTTACTTCCTCTTGTTGAATGGTATCCGAGAATCTTCCAGAATACAGGCCCTGACAGAGACGACATTGCTCTGTACTTTTATCCATCCAGAGTTGATAG AAACATGGTAGCAAGCCATTTGATGATGCAGTCTCGTATTGATGGTGTAGAATTGCTGTTGTTTCCATCAACAATCCTGCCGGCTGATTCTCAGA GGATAGagaataattttttcatatgggGAGCCTTTCGCGGCGGAAACAACTGA
- the LOC141723024 gene encoding uncharacterized protein LOC141723024 isoform X1: MSVMEPVHGYETTNHHGKDADNAINEDGTAESSKYSKSSSSLSSYSSATYESPLQTASPVQAPDVQIMERPEDIARDRIPASVFESKPSTPTAWSAVSNESLFSIQIGTHSFSRDQFLTMSEDKFDELFKSGELRKSAELIWSRLHNESPIGILHDTNDFDMGKKYEEKDEILKDSSNENFNQPKNGVPQVEGSRDSATNYCQQFDESGISCQPLAFPEKKKRSGWRLLWPCSFYSWDVCLCVWSSFWCKWPSWNCCSMRQRCCCSKPSCCFKWPTCCCNWPRCSCNWPCCGCNRPSCGCKWPCCGCKWPGCGCNWPGCSCTWPSCSCCTWPSCSCCKWPRSCCKFHYPSFNCNCSSFSWSFCYPWNCCRRKSYPASHSPVNI, translated from the exons ATGTCAG TTATGGAGCCTGTACATGGATATGAAACCACAAATCACCATGGCAAAGATGCAGACAACGCAATAAACGAAGATGGGACAGCTGAATCATCCAAATATTCAAAGTCTTCTAGCTCCCTGTCTTCATACTCATCAGCCACCTATGAATCTCCTTTGCAGACCGCATCTCCTGTACAAGCTCCTGATGTTCAAATCATGGAAAGGCCCGAAGATATAGCACGTGACAGGATTCCAGCTTCTGTCTTTGAAAGTAAACCCTCTACGCCAACAGCCTGGAGTGCTGTTTCCAATGAATCATTGTTCAGCATTCAGATTGGGACTCATAGTTTCTCTAGGGATCAATTTCTGACGATGAGTGAAGACAAGTTTGATGAATTATTCAAATCTGGAGAATTGAGAAAATCTGCTGAACTAATCTGGTCCAGACTACATAATGAATCTCCAATTGGGATACTTCATGACACAAATGATTTTGACATGGGAAAGAAATATGAAGAAAAAGATGAAATCTTGAAAGATTCTTCAAATGAAAACTTTAATCAACCTAAAAATGGAGTCCCTCAAGTAGAGGGGAGTAGAGATTCTGCTACAAATTATTGTCAACAATTTGATGAAAGTGGAATTAGCTGTCAACCCCTGGCGTTTCCAGA AAAGAAGAAGAGGTCCGGGTGGAGACTGCTGTGGCCCTGTTCTTTCTATAGCTGGGATGTCTGCCTTTGCGTATGGTCAAGCTTCTGGTGTAAGTGGCCGAGTTGGAATTGCTGCTCTATGCGGCAACGCTGCTGCTGTAGTAAACCAAGCTGCTGCTTTAAATGGCCAACCTGTTGCTGCAACTGGCCAAGATGTAGCTGCAACTGGCCATGTTGTGGCTGCAACCGGCCAAGCTGTGGCTGTAAGTGGCCATGCTGTGGATGCAAGTGGCCAGGCTGCGGATGTAACTGGCCAGGCTGCAGCTGTACATGGCCAAGCTGCAGTTGCTGTACATGGCCAAGCTGCAGTTGCTGTAAATGGCCTCGATCATGCTGCAAGTTTCACTATCCAAGCTTCAACTGCAATTGTTCAAGTTTTAGTTGGTCGTTCTGCTACCCTTGGAACTGTTGTAGAAGGAAAAGTTATCCTGCATCTCATTCCCCTGTTAACATATAG
- the LOC141723024 gene encoding uncharacterized protein LOC141723024 isoform X4: MSVMEPVHGYETTNHHGKDADNAINEDGTAESSKYSKSSSSLSSYSSATYESPLQTASPVQAPDVQIMERPEDIARDRIPASVFESKPSTPTAWSAVSNESLFSIQIGTHSFSRDQFLTMSEDKFDELFKSGELRKSAELIWSRLHNESPIGILHDTNDFDMGKKYEEKDEILKDSSNENFNQPKNGVPQVEGSRDSATNYCQQFDESGISCQPLAFPDLAI, translated from the exons ATGTCAG TTATGGAGCCTGTACATGGATATGAAACCACAAATCACCATGGCAAAGATGCAGACAACGCAATAAACGAAGATGGGACAGCTGAATCATCCAAATATTCAAAGTCTTCTAGCTCCCTGTCTTCATACTCATCAGCCACCTATGAATCTCCTTTGCAGACCGCATCTCCTGTACAAGCTCCTGATGTTCAAATCATGGAAAGGCCCGAAGATATAGCACGTGACAGGATTCCAGCTTCTGTCTTTGAAAGTAAACCCTCTACGCCAACAGCCTGGAGTGCTGTTTCCAATGAATCATTGTTCAGCATTCAGATTGGGACTCATAGTTTCTCTAGGGATCAATTTCTGACGATGAGTGAAGACAAGTTTGATGAATTATTCAAATCTGGAGAATTGAGAAAATCTGCTGAACTAATCTGGTCCAGACTACATAATGAATCTCCAATTGGGATACTTCATGACACAAATGATTTTGACATGGGAAAGAAATATGAAGAAAAAGATGAAATCTTGAAAGATTCTTCAAATGAAAACTTTAATCAACCTAAAAATGGAGTCCCTCAAGTAGAGGGGAGTAGAGATTCTGCTACAAATTATTGTCAACAATTTGATGAAAGTGGAATTAGCTGTCAACCCCTGGCGTTTCCAGA TTTGGCTATTTAG
- the LOC141723024 gene encoding uncharacterized protein LOC141723024 isoform X2 — MEPVHGYETTNHHGKDADNAINEDGTAESSKYSKSSSSLSSYSSATYESPLQTASPVQAPDVQIMERPEDIARDRIPASVFESKPSTPTAWSAVSNESLFSIQIGTHSFSRDQFLTMSEDKFDELFKSGELRKSAELIWSRLHNESPIGILHDTNDFDMGKKYEEKDEILKDSSNENFNQPKNGVPQVEGSRDSATNYCQQFDESGISCQPLAFPEKKKRSGWRLLWPCSFYSWDVCLCVWSSFWCKWPSWNCCSMRQRCCCSKPSCCFKWPTCCCNWPRCSCNWPCCGCNRPSCGCKWPCCGCKWPGCGCNWPGCSCTWPSCSCCTWPSCSCCKWPRSCCKFHYPSFNCNCSSFSWSFCYPWNCCRRKSYPASHSPVNI; from the exons ATGGAGCCTGTACATGGATATGAAACCACAAATCACCATGGCAAAGATGCAGACAACGCAATAAACGAAGATGGGACAGCTGAATCATCCAAATATTCAAAGTCTTCTAGCTCCCTGTCTTCATACTCATCAGCCACCTATGAATCTCCTTTGCAGACCGCATCTCCTGTACAAGCTCCTGATGTTCAAATCATGGAAAGGCCCGAAGATATAGCACGTGACAGGATTCCAGCTTCTGTCTTTGAAAGTAAACCCTCTACGCCAACAGCCTGGAGTGCTGTTTCCAATGAATCATTGTTCAGCATTCAGATTGGGACTCATAGTTTCTCTAGGGATCAATTTCTGACGATGAGTGAAGACAAGTTTGATGAATTATTCAAATCTGGAGAATTGAGAAAATCTGCTGAACTAATCTGGTCCAGACTACATAATGAATCTCCAATTGGGATACTTCATGACACAAATGATTTTGACATGGGAAAGAAATATGAAGAAAAAGATGAAATCTTGAAAGATTCTTCAAATGAAAACTTTAATCAACCTAAAAATGGAGTCCCTCAAGTAGAGGGGAGTAGAGATTCTGCTACAAATTATTGTCAACAATTTGATGAAAGTGGAATTAGCTGTCAACCCCTGGCGTTTCCAGA AAAGAAGAAGAGGTCCGGGTGGAGACTGCTGTGGCCCTGTTCTTTCTATAGCTGGGATGTCTGCCTTTGCGTATGGTCAAGCTTCTGGTGTAAGTGGCCGAGTTGGAATTGCTGCTCTATGCGGCAACGCTGCTGCTGTAGTAAACCAAGCTGCTGCTTTAAATGGCCAACCTGTTGCTGCAACTGGCCAAGATGTAGCTGCAACTGGCCATGTTGTGGCTGCAACCGGCCAAGCTGTGGCTGTAAGTGGCCATGCTGTGGATGCAAGTGGCCAGGCTGCGGATGTAACTGGCCAGGCTGCAGCTGTACATGGCCAAGCTGCAGTTGCTGTACATGGCCAAGCTGCAGTTGCTGTAAATGGCCTCGATCATGCTGCAAGTTTCACTATCCAAGCTTCAACTGCAATTGTTCAAGTTTTAGTTGGTCGTTCTGCTACCCTTGGAACTGTTGTAGAAGGAAAAGTTATCCTGCATCTCATTCCCCTGTTAACATATAG
- the LOC141723024 gene encoding uncharacterized protein LOC141723024 isoform X3, with protein sequence MERPEDIARDRIPASVFESKPSTPTAWSAVSNESLFSIQIGTHSFSRDQFLTMSEDKFDELFKSGELRKSAELIWSRLHNESPIGILHDTNDFDMGKKYEEKDEILKDSSNENFNQPKNGVPQVEGSRDSATNYCQQFDESGISCQPLAFPEKKKRSGWRLLWPCSFYSWDVCLCVWSSFWCKWPSWNCCSMRQRCCCSKPSCCFKWPTCCCNWPRCSCNWPCCGCNRPSCGCKWPCCGCKWPGCGCNWPGCSCTWPSCSCCTWPSCSCCKWPRSCCKFHYPSFNCNCSSFSWSFCYPWNCCRRKSYPASHSPVNI encoded by the exons ATGGAAAGGCCCGAAGATATAGCACGTGACAGGATTCCAGCTTCTGTCTTTGAAAGTAAACCCTCTACGCCAACAGCCTGGAGTGCTGTTTCCAATGAATCATTGTTCAGCATTCAGATTGGGACTCATAGTTTCTCTAGGGATCAATTTCTGACGATGAGTGAAGACAAGTTTGATGAATTATTCAAATCTGGAGAATTGAGAAAATCTGCTGAACTAATCTGGTCCAGACTACATAATGAATCTCCAATTGGGATACTTCATGACACAAATGATTTTGACATGGGAAAGAAATATGAAGAAAAAGATGAAATCTTGAAAGATTCTTCAAATGAAAACTTTAATCAACCTAAAAATGGAGTCCCTCAAGTAGAGGGGAGTAGAGATTCTGCTACAAATTATTGTCAACAATTTGATGAAAGTGGAATTAGCTGTCAACCCCTGGCGTTTCCAGA AAAGAAGAAGAGGTCCGGGTGGAGACTGCTGTGGCCCTGTTCTTTCTATAGCTGGGATGTCTGCCTTTGCGTATGGTCAAGCTTCTGGTGTAAGTGGCCGAGTTGGAATTGCTGCTCTATGCGGCAACGCTGCTGCTGTAGTAAACCAAGCTGCTGCTTTAAATGGCCAACCTGTTGCTGCAACTGGCCAAGATGTAGCTGCAACTGGCCATGTTGTGGCTGCAACCGGCCAAGCTGTGGCTGTAAGTGGCCATGCTGTGGATGCAAGTGGCCAGGCTGCGGATGTAACTGGCCAGGCTGCAGCTGTACATGGCCAAGCTGCAGTTGCTGTACATGGCCAAGCTGCAGTTGCTGTAAATGGCCTCGATCATGCTGCAAGTTTCACTATCCAAGCTTCAACTGCAATTGTTCAAGTTTTAGTTGGTCGTTCTGCTACCCTTGGAACTGTTGTAGAAGGAAAAGTTATCCTGCATCTCATTCCCCTGTTAACATATAG